From the Excalfactoria chinensis isolate bCotChi1 chromosome 1, bCotChi1.hap2, whole genome shotgun sequence genome, one window contains:
- the ZIC2 gene encoding LOW QUALITY PROTEIN: zinc finger protein ZIC 2 (The sequence of the model RefSeq protein was modified relative to this genomic sequence to represent the inferred CDS: inserted 5 bases in 5 codons; deleted 4 bases in 4 codons), with translation MLLDAGPQFPXLGVGTFARHHHSAAAEMQERELSLAAQNGFVDSAHMGAFKLNAGAHELSPGQSSAFTSQAPGYPAAALGPHAAHVGSYSGPPFNSXRDFLFRSRGFGEAAAGGGQHGIFGPAAGGLHHPHTDAQSHLLFPGIHEQHGPHASQNVLNGQMRLGLPGXVFARPPSSTARCASPRTDPYAAAQLHNQYGPMNMNVGMNVAAHHHHHPGAFFRYMRQQCIKQELICKWIDPEQLSNPKKSCNKTFSTMHELVTHVSVEHVGGPEQSNHVCYWEECPREGKPFKAKYKLVNHIRVHTGEKPFPCPFPGCGKVFARSENLKIHKRTHTGNGGSQKPFQCEFEGCDRRFANSSDRKXHMHVHTSDKPYLCKMCDKSNTHPSSLRKHMKVHESXPQGSESSPAASSGYESSTPPGLVSPSAEPQSSTNLSPAAAAAAAAAAAAVTAVHRSGGGGGGGGSGGGGGGHSGLSSNFNEWYV, from the exons ATGCTGCTGGACGCCGGCCCGCAGTTCC CGCTCGGCGTGGGCACCTTCGCCCGGCACCACCACTCGGCCGCGGCCGAGATGCAGGAGCGGGAGCTGAGCCTGGCGGCGCAGAACGGCTTCGTGGACTCGGCGCACATGGGCGCCTTCAAGCTGAACGCCGGCGCCCACGAGCTGTCCCCGGGGCAGAGCTCGGCGTTCACCTCGCAGGCGCCCGGCTAC CCCGCGGCCGCTCTGGGGCCGCACGCCGCGCACGTCGGCTCCTACTCGGGGCCGCCCTTCAACT ACCGGGACTTCTTGTTTCGCAGCCGCGGCTtcggggaggcggcggcgggcggcgggcagcACGGCATCTTCGGGCCGGCGGCCGGCGGCCTGCACCACCCGCACACGGACGCTCAGAGCCACCTCCTGTTCCCCGGCATCCACGAGCAGCACGGCCCGCACGCCTCGCAGAACGTCCTCAACGGGCAGATGCGGCTGGGGCTGCCCG AGGTGTTCGCCCGCCCTCCGAGCAGTACCGCCAGGTGCGCCAGCCCCAGGACTGACCCCTACGCGGCGGCGCAGCTGCACAACCAGTACGGCCCCATGAATATGAACGTGGGCATGAACGTGGCggcccaccaccaccaccaccccggTGCCTTTTTCCGCTACATGCGGCAGCAGTGCATCAAGCAGGAGCTGATCTGCAAGTGGATCGACCCCGAGCAGCTGAGCAAC CCAAAAAAAAGTTGCAATAAAACTTTCAGCACCATGCACGAGCTGGTCACCCACGTCTCGGTGGAGCACGTCGGGGGGCCCGAGCAGAGCAACCACGTCTGCTACTGGGAGGAGTGTCCCCGAGAGGGCAAGCCCTTCAAGGCCAAGTACAAACTGGTCAACCACATCCGCGTTCACACA GGCGAGAAGCCCTTCCCCTGCCCCTTCCCCGGCTGCGGGAAGGTCTTCGCCAGGTCGGAGAACCTCAAGATCCACAAACGGACGCATACAGGTAACGGGGGGAGCC AGAAGCCTTTCCAGTGCGAGTTCGAGGGCTGCGACCGGCGCTTCGCCAACAGCAGCGACCGCA AGCACATGCACGTGCACACGTCGGACAAGCCGTACCTGTGCAAGATGTGCGACAAGTCC AACACGCACCCCAGCTCCCTGCGGAAGCACATGAAG GTTCACGAGT TCCCGCAAGGCTCCGAGTCCTCGCCGGCCGCCAGCTCCGGCTACGAGTCCTCCACGCCCCCGGGGCTGGTGTCCCCCAGCGCCGAGCCGCAGAGCTCCACCAATCTCtccccggcggcggcggctgcggcggcggcggcggcggcggccgtgACCGCCGTGCaccggagcggcggcggcggaggcggaggagggagcggcggcggcggcggaggccACAGCGGCCTCTCCTCCAACTTCAACGAGTGGTACGTGTAG
- the ZIC5 gene encoding zinc finger protein ZIC 5: protein MFLKAGRGKKITTANVDGPGRVLMEPPLSKRNPTPRLADLAAAQPHPHPHMTRFPGPGAPHGHPPRAAHPHPGDAEPGGALTPLGPEHMAQPAALQLAPEALTAAAAAFAAPAAAAAAAAAAAASTAVAYAPPAAALPGCPTGGAAGRDFLPRRDLPSSSSSAAAAAVAAAAAHGTPPRLPPPPPHGVFISAAGTYGPADGAHPAAFPPPPPPLNGQMRPEPYGRAEPHYGPAAMQGYGPGGLGLAAGRGQPPPPGGPVGAAGAFLRYMRPPIKQELICKWIDGEPPPGGGTPCSKTFGTMPELVGHVTVEHVGGPEQSSHVCHWEECPREGKPFKAKYKLINHIRVHTGEKPFPCPFPGCGKVFARSENLKIHKRTHTGEKPFKCEFDGCDRKFANSSDRKKHSHVHTSDKPYYCKIRGCDKSYTHPSSLRKHMKIHCKSPPPSPPPAPPGYAAPGPPDGPLPPGAEPLPEPPRSRAAALSPPVTDLSEWYVCQAGGGRRPRSPPSRAGSPGSEGDAPRRTSGGRAAP, encoded by the exons ATGTTTTTGAAGGCgggcagagggaaaaaaataacaacagccAACGTAGATGGGCCCGGCCGTGTCCTTATGGAGCCCCCTTTGAGCAAGAGGAACCCGACCCCGAGATTAGCGGATTTGGCAGCGGCTCAGCCCCATCCGCACCCGCACATGACGCGCTTCCCGGGGCCGGGGGCCCCGCACGGCCACCCCCCCCGCGCGGCCCACCCGCACCCCGGGGACGCGGAGCCCGGCGGCGCGCTGACGCCGCTCGGCCCCGAGCACATGGCGCAGCCCGCCGCGCTCCAACTCGCCCCCGAGGCGCTCACCGCCGCCGCAGCCGCCTTCGCCGCGCCCgccgccgcagccgccgccgccgccgccgccgccgccagcaCCGCCGTCGCCTacgcgccgcccgccgccgcgcTGCCGGGCTGCCCGacggggggggcggcgggacGCGACTTCCTCCCCCGTCGGGacctgccctcctcctcctcctccgccgccgccgccgccgtcgccgccgccgccgcgcacGGGACCCCCCCGCGCCtcccgcccccgccgccccaCGGCGTTTTCATCTCGGCCGCCGGCACCTACGGCCCCGCCGACGGCGCGCACCCCGCCGCcttcccgccgccgccgccgccgctcaaCGGGCAGATGCGGCCGGAACCGTACGGCCGCGCCGAGCCGCACTACGGCCCCGCGGCGATGCAGGGCTACGGACCCGGAGGGCTGGGCCTGGCCGCGGGCCGAGGGCAGCCGCCCCCCCCGGGCGGGCCCGTCGGGGCGGCGGGCGCTTTCCTGCGTTACATGCGGCCGCCCATCAAGCAGGAGCTGATCTGCAAGTGGATCGACGGCGAGCCGCCGCCGGGCGGAGGGACTCCCTGCTCCAAGACGTTCGGCACCATGCCGGAGCTGGTGGGCCATGTCACCGTGGAGCACGTCGGCGGGCCCGAACAGAGCAGCCACGTGTGCCACTGGGAGGAGTGTCCCCGCGAGGGCAAGCCCTTCAAGGCCAAGTACAAACTCATCAACCACATCCGCGTTCACACGGGCGAGAAGCCCTTCCCCTGCCCCTTCCCCGGCTGCGGCAAAGTCTTCGCCAGGTCGGAAAACCTCAAGATCCACAAACGGACTCACACAG GGGAGAAGCCCTTCAAATGCGAGTTCGACGGCTGCGACAGGAAGTTCGCCAACAGCAGCGACAGAAAGAAGCACTCCCACGTCCACACCAGCGACAAGCCGTACTACTGCAAGATCCGCGGCTGCGACAAGTCCTACACTCACCCCAGCTCCCTGCGCAAGCACATGAAGATCCACTGCAAATCGCCTCCTCCCTCTCCACCGCCCGCCCCCCCGGGCTACGCCGCGCCGGGGCCCCCCGACGGCCCTCTGCCCCCCGGCGCCGAGCCCCTACCCGAGCCTCCCCGCTCCCGCGCCGCCGCCCTGTCCCCTCCGGTCACCGACCTCAGCGAGTGGTACGTCTGCCAGGCCGGGGGGGGAAGGCGGCCGCGCAGCCCCCCCAGCCGCGCCGGCTCGCCGGGCTCCGAAGGGGACGCGCCCCGCAGGACCTCGGGGGGCCGGGCTGCCCCCTAG